One stretch of Prunus persica cultivar Lovell chromosome G1, Prunus_persica_NCBIv2, whole genome shotgun sequence DNA includes these proteins:
- the LOC18789121 gene encoding uncharacterized protein LOC18789121, whose translation MVMIMMQQQTSAPPASHSITPPSSTTTAIRSPTATPTHSQQPSPLSRHALPLPAPPVDHVLPIAAAHPSSEPASTIPCPLARVRLSDIAPYDGAPCGPYLRAVEALSGSLMRHNAAVIELGSEDAALLRCGLEASRLYFRSRAQLGAGKGSRGVYMYRAGRALEDWDSSPPCMADIFRCMGKAAHVALCAIARHLRLRSDVFNQLLDDTPLPANEASSSVLVATYSNASMQNGKGAIGGGKPGINGEVEKGLLTLISSDSPGIQVCDPNGRWYLAEVGLAPGDVLLLTGKALSHATAGLRPAASYKAASDYSSGINNGGRTSLAFRLMPQGNAILDCSPIAAAGHVIPQSYVPISVSQFMDDLSAEEDVLGSRSDSTYVARNNSNKEPSLRSVLSDPLSGAFLEDAVVVSCGHSFGGLMLRRVIDTSRCTLCSADIEIGSLVPNLALRAAAAAVKHEDDRRLFHNATIRKRRKELGDQMDLSRRPNRENGDVGDDGLRGVQYPFSVNEKVVIKGNRRTPEKFVGKEAVITSQCLNGWYLLKIIETGENVRLQYRSLRKM comes from the exons ATGGTTATGATCATGATGCAGCAGCAGACCTCTGCACCACCCGCGTCTCACTCAATTACTCCCccctcctccaccaccaccgccatTAGATCACCTACGGCAACCCCCACACACTCGCAGCAGCCATCGCCTCTCTCTCGCCATGCTCTGCCTCTGCCCGCGCCACCTGTCGATCACGTGCTGCCTATCGCCGCTGCGCACCCTTCCAGTGAGCCTGCGTCCACAATTCCGTGTCCACTTGCGAGGGTCCGGCTCTCCGATATTGCCCCGTATGACGGGGCACCGTGCGGGCCGTATTTGAGGGCGGTGGAGGCTCTTTCGGGGTCTCTGATGAGGCACAATGCGGCCGTCATCGAATTGGGTAGCGAGGACGCGGCTCTCTTGCGCTGCGGCTTGGAAGCTTCCAGGTTGTATTTTAGGAGTAGAGCTCAGCTTGGTGCTGGGAAAGGAAGCCGTGGAGTTTACATGTACAGAGCTGGCAG GGCTTTGGAAGATTGGGACTCATCCCCACCATGCATGGCTGATATTTTTAGGTGCATGGGCAAGGCAGCCCATGTTGCGTTGTGTGCAATAGCTAGACATCTTCGTTTGCGAAGCGA TGTTTTTAACCAGTTACTTGATGATACTCCCCTTCCCGCTAATGAGGCGTCCTCATCAGTGCTTGTTGCAACCTACTCAAATGCTTCCATGCAAAATGGAAAAGGTGCTATTGGGGGAGGGAAGCCAGGAATCAATGGTGAAGTTGAGAAGGGGTTGTTGACATTGATTTCCTCAGACAGTCCTGGTATACAG GTATGTGACCCCAATGGTCGTTGGTACCTAGCAGAGGTTGGGTTAGCTCCTGGGGATGTTTTGCTACTTACAGGTAAGGCACTCAGCCATGCTACAGCTGGCCTTCGCCCTGCTGCATCGTATAAAGCTGCTTCCGATTACTCCTCAGGCATTAATAATGGTGGGAG GACATCACTTGCATTTAGGCTCATGCCACAAGGTAACGCTATATTAGATTGCTCTCCAATTGCAGCGGCTGGTCATGTCATTCCCCAGAGCTACGTCCCAATATCTGTAAGCCAGTTTATGGATGATCTTTCTGCTGAGGAAGATGTATTGGGCAGTCGTTCTGATAGTACTTAT GTAGCTcgaaataattcaaataaagAACCATCTTTAAGAAGTGTTCTCTCAGATCCCTTATC TGGTGCATTCCTTGAAGATGCTGTGGTAGTTTCCTGTGGGCATTCATTTGGCGGTCTCATGTTAAGAAGAGTCATTGACACA TCAAGATGTACCCTCTGCAGTGCAGACATTGAGATCGGGTCTCTGGTTCCTAATCTTG CTCTGAGAGCTGCAGCTGCAGCAGTGAAGCATGAGGATGATCGAAGGCTATTTCATAACGCGACTATCCGAAAGCGTAGGAAAGAATTGGGTGACCAAATGGATTTATCAAGAAGACCAAACAGG GAAAATGGAGATGTTGGTGATGATGGGCTTCGTGGGGTGCAGTATCCATTTTCTGTGAATGAAAAAGTGGTAATCAAG GGGAACAGGAGGACTCCAGAAAAATTTGTTGGGAAGGAGGCGGTCATTACATCGCAGTGTCTCAATGGCTG GTACTTGCTGAAGATTATTGAAACTGGAGAGAATGTTCGCCTACAATACCGTTCCTTAAGGAAGATGTAG
- the LOC18792713 gene encoding uncharacterized protein LOC18792713 isoform X2 — MTSIISSHHCNWSFGVQENLNTGMGFNKVVLPGYNGSYFPSRGGLVFSTGNCHIRYHSDRRHRPIFSSTTDDGINPDDSEDPNDAKDSSPKPETGGVNSEMLRENLERLVGTDDSSFSGIDLATLIRNKYGRSYDVQLIKKEFLGRNLLALNVMWKYMEQRSFPLTEEEYLLRLDDVANTLKCWGAVSHIRNSLAKLKERPRIGKAVSIFIDMDESGGRANEWIYK, encoded by the exons ATGACGAGCATTATTTCAAGCCACCACTGTAATTGGTCATTTGGGGTTCAGGAGAACCTAAACACAGGAATGGGATTCAACAAAGTTGTACTTCCTGGATATAATGGTTCGTATTTTCCTTCAAGAGGAGGATTGGTTTTTTCCACTGGTAATTGTCACATCCGTTATCACAGTGATCGGAGACATAGGCCTATCTTTTCAAGTACAACAGATGATGGCATAAATCCAGATGACTCAGAAGATCCAAATGATGCAAAAGATTCTTCTCCCAAACCTGAAACTGGAGGG GTGAATAGTGAAATGCTTAGAGAGAATCTTGAAAGACTTGTTGGAACAGATGATTCCTCCTTCAGTGGGATAGACCTGGCAACTCTTATTAGGAACAAGTATGGGAGGTCTTACGACGTTCAACTCATAAAGAAG GAGTTCCTTGGAAGAAATCTCCTTGCTTTGAATGTCATGTGGAAGTATATGGAGCAG AGATCCTTTCCACTGACTGAAGAAGAGTATCTATTGAGGCTTGACGATGTGGCAAACACCTTGAAATGCTGGGGAGCTGTGTCGCATATCCGAAACAGCCTAGCAAAGCTCAAAGAGAGGCCTCGGATAGGAAag GCAGTGAGCATTTTTATCGATATGGACGAGTCTGGAGGGCGTGCAAATGAATGGATTTACAAGTAA
- the LOC18792713 gene encoding uncharacterized protein LOC18792713 isoform X1, which produces MEMTSIISSHHCNWSFGVQENLNTGMGFNKVVLPGYNGSYFPSRGGLVFSTGNCHIRYHSDRRHRPIFSSTTDDGINPDDSEDPNDAKDSSPKPETGGVNSEMLRENLERLVGTDDSSFSGIDLATLIRNKYGRSYDVQLIKKEFLGRNLLALNVMWKYMEQRSFPLTEEEYLLRLDDVANTLKCWGAVSHIRNSLAKLKERPRIGKAVSIFIDMDESGGRANEWIYK; this is translated from the exons ATG GAAATGACGAGCATTATTTCAAGCCACCACTGTAATTGGTCATTTGGGGTTCAGGAGAACCTAAACACAGGAATGGGATTCAACAAAGTTGTACTTCCTGGATATAATGGTTCGTATTTTCCTTCAAGAGGAGGATTGGTTTTTTCCACTGGTAATTGTCACATCCGTTATCACAGTGATCGGAGACATAGGCCTATCTTTTCAAGTACAACAGATGATGGCATAAATCCAGATGACTCAGAAGATCCAAATGATGCAAAAGATTCTTCTCCCAAACCTGAAACTGGAGGG GTGAATAGTGAAATGCTTAGAGAGAATCTTGAAAGACTTGTTGGAACAGATGATTCCTCCTTCAGTGGGATAGACCTGGCAACTCTTATTAGGAACAAGTATGGGAGGTCTTACGACGTTCAACTCATAAAGAAG GAGTTCCTTGGAAGAAATCTCCTTGCTTTGAATGTCATGTGGAAGTATATGGAGCAG AGATCCTTTCCACTGACTGAAGAAGAGTATCTATTGAGGCTTGACGATGTGGCAAACACCTTGAAATGCTGGGGAGCTGTGTCGCATATCCGAAACAGCCTAGCAAAGCTCAAAGAGAGGCCTCGGATAGGAAag GCAGTGAGCATTTTTATCGATATGGACGAGTCTGGAGGGCGTGCAAATGAATGGATTTACAAGTAA